The DNA sequence CTTTGGTGAAAGACAAAATAAAAGGTCCAGATATTAGAAAAAGCATTTATATCTAAGAAACTCCACTGAATCCTAGGATATCAGGTCTGCCGAGGCAGGTCTACATTTCTAGCTTACCTTCTTTTGTGGTGTCCACAAAAAAGGTGTGCGTATTTCTCTGTTTACCCTCTGCATCCAGAAGATGCAGTTGAGACTTCAATCTTTCGATTTTCTGGAGAAGAAGGAAGCTTTTGTCTTTCTTACCAAATTCTCAATCTCAACAAAATAAAGCCATAGTTCATTTACATTCAAAGGTCAACTGTATGCATGATAGTAATGAATCACTGTGGGCTGTGTTGATGCTAGCTGAGGACAGGCTCTTACATTGGCCTCAGATACCCGCTTCATTTCCACATATCTAATGTCCTGAGTCCTCATGACTTTCTTCTGTTCCTCAGTCATCTCTTCGTCTTTCTGTTTAATCACATGAACTCCATCCTAACAGCAACAAACAGCATCCAACAATAAGTGGAACGatgtaagaagaaaaaaaaaaccaagcaCAATTCCTTGAAATTGAAATGTCATGCATACGTTTATGATTTAGGACACAAGCTCCAACATGAAGATGTACATGAGACCGTCAAATTCGGGACTCCAGTGTTAGTCAAACAATAGTCAACACTGTGTCCAGGCACGCATTAGTTATTGACATCTGTGGGTCCACAGATGAGCACCAGTCAATGGTGTGTCTACAAGCAAACGCCGATTAACGGTGTGTCCACAGGTGATTAGTCACACACTAAGGCAATCGCATAGGGCACACTCAAAAATTCACAGTGTGATGCATTGCTCTGATTACTCTATATACATCATGTAAACACAGAGGTAGGTGAGAACTAAAAGATaatataatacatacatttaatTGAGAGTGTATCATTTTAAAGTGAAATTCATCTGGGTTCTTGTCCAATGCCTTTTTGCTTAAGGCATTAAGGGTTCTCTGTTTACGATGGAAGTCactgtattaaaaaatataaagaACAAAAGTCACATTAAAACCAATTATTCATAGACAACTAAATGTGAATTACTACTGAATGTAGTACTGAATGTACTGAATGAAGCTTCCTTACTCTGCTCGAAGTTTGTAGTCCTTCTTCTTTTCCAAGAGCCCTAAATTCTTCCTGAATCCGGGCTGCGTGTAAGAACAAGAGCATCAGTGAAACTGGTTCAGTGTgtacagcaccagcaccagtgTTGGGTCCACCAGACAGCAAGGAAACAGGACACTCCTGGACCACAGCAGGACTAATCATCACCGGGCACCTATCTCTCCTTATTAACCTTTTATTAACATTAtaagctaataataataataataataataagctaATGAGATATTTTAGCTAACTACCACCTAGCCGCTAAGCTAACTGCTTTGCTACCACATTTGCTAGCATTTCGCTAGCTAATATATGCTAGCTGCTTAGCTACCGAATCTGAGCAACAGGAATCCACCTAAAGCAACAAAACGGGCATTACCTGAGACCGTTCTCTGTGCTCCCGCTGTTTGGATTTCGTTGCTTTTCTAAACGAAGACATGGCTGTAAATGTAAAGGCCAAAGTTTACTTAAGAGACTCagtcggggtgtgtgtgtaactgccgACGTTCACGTGCGCGCTGGGCGGATTTCAGCACCTCACGTTTCACACC is a window from the Brachyhypopomus gauderio isolate BG-103 chromosome 13, BGAUD_0.2, whole genome shotgun sequence genome containing:
- the utp11 gene encoding putative U3 small nucleolar RNA-associated protein 11, which produces MSSFRKATKSKQREHRERSQPGFRKNLGLLEKKKDYKLRADDFHRKQRTLNALSKKALDKNPDEFHFKMIHSQLNDGVHVIKQKDEEMTEEQKKVMRTQDIRYVEMKRVSEANKIERLKSQLHLLDAEGKQRNTHTFFVDTTKEVEEFDLITHLNTVPELVDRTYNRPTLDTLVNKSIKGAVEPQTVKKLAKQRMLQYNELSQRINREKKMFVISQKIQTRKDLQDKNKKVKVQTESATAPAVYKFETKRKR